TCGACCAGACCAGGACGACTTTGGTTATTGCCGGGCTGCCGACCGCGATGACAGTCATTGACAGCAACGAGCAGTTGACGAGACGCTTCTTGGCCCCTATCGAGCTTCCCCGATTCTCATGGACGCTCGAACGGCAGCGGATCGAACTGCAAGATATCCTCAATGCATTTTACGAGGCAATTGCAAGCGAGTTTGATCTCCCAAATCTCGCTTCGGACGAGATGGCGTTCCGCCTGTATTGCGCTACAGGAGGTTTGATGGGATATCTCTCCAAACTCCTGAAACAGACACTGCGAAACGCGTCAATCGACAAGCGCAGAATCATAACTCTGGAAGACTTCAACATCGCCCACACGGAAGCGATCTGGTCAAGCCAACGCATCGCAGGTTTGCCACTACCATTCGCATCTGATTTCACACCTTCAGAGACGGTTGACCTGCTTGACGCCGTGGGAAAGATCGGCACAGTTCAGACCTCTCAAGAGCCTGCCAGGCGACCCCAGACGCGGAAGAGAGAGCAGTCTGTAAACGAACTCCTGAAGGTACGATGAGCATTCTTGTCAGACATCCCGGACCGGAAGTGACTGAAAGTCCCCTTGGCTACGCACTTCGGCTCGCTGAAGCGAACGGCTACGGTTCACCTTGGAATCTGTATCAATTCGCCGGCATGAAGCAGAACGAAGTGAGGACCACTGGATTTGCGGTCGAGAAGCTTTGTGCCGTCACAACCCGTTCGCTTGCCGAATTGAGACGGATCTCTTACGTCAATGAGACGGGCGAGCCGCACTCTTGCCGGCTGCTTGGACATGAACTCGCTCCAATTGAGTTGGATCTTAAAAATCCGAAGGTTTGCCGATTCTGTGTGATGGAGAAGGGATTCATCGAAGCTTATTGGGACCTGGCGCTAATGATCGGCTGCCCACTGCACCGATGCTCCGCAGTCAATGTATGTGCCCGATGTGGGAAACGGCTGCGTTGGTACCGGAAAGGACTGCTGGCTTGCAGCTGTGAGAACGATTTGCAGGACGCGGAGGTGCGGTCGCTGAGCGGGCAGACCTCGGCACTTCTCAGTGTCATCCGGTGCGTGGTGATGAGGGAAACCGTAAGTTCCCGCGAGAGTCACGGGCTACCTGCCGACACTTTAGCGGGCATGGAGCTCCGGTCGCTACTCCAGATCGTTCGGTTACTGGGCCGGTACCGCGTGCTTGCCGACGGAATGAAGAACCCATCCGACAGGGTCACGTTGGTAAATCGATCGGCGCACGTCCTGTCCGAGTGGCCCAACAACTTCTTTCATCTGCTCGATGATCTTGAACGCTCACAGGGGCAGAAGGGGGGGAGCGGAGTCCGCTCCCATTTCTCCGGGCTGTATACGGCAGTCTTCAAGCGCTCTTCTAGCGAGGATGTGAGTTTCCTCGGGCTTGTCAGGGAGGCCTTTCTGGACTACCTGACGCAGCGTTGGACGGGCGGTGCGGTCCACGGCAACCTACTCAAGAGGTTTCCCGGCAAAGCTTCCAAGCGCTATCTCTCCGCCTCCGAAATTTCTGCTCGCTATGACGTCCAACCCAGGACCGCTAGGCGATTCCTCAGCCTGCATCGGGCCTCACTCCGGCTCCAAGATGGATCGTCCCGGGTCCTGATTGACAGCAGAGAAGCAGCACTGCGGAATACAGTACCCGGACGGATCCTCAGAGCGAGAGAGGCGGCGAGGGCCTTGGGACTCTCCGTCCCGTTGCTCCAGTATCTCCGCAAAACGGGGCTCTTTGAGGTCAATCACCTGTTCCCAAGTAAGCCCGGTTATCACGAGAGAGATGTGAAGGCATTCAAGGAGCGGATTGCAGGTCTTGTGTCGATTACGGGCGGCGCTGAATCCGTTCCAAAGAGATTCGTAAGTCTATTACAGGTATTGAAAAATCCTCACACCTCAGTCGAGCTCAAGGCTGCCGTTTTGCGGGGACTGTTCGCCGGCCGACTTCAACTTGTCGGGAGTGGTGATAAATCGACGCCTCATGGGTTTATTGATCGAGAGGTTTACGACGCGTTCGTAAGGGAGACGGCCGAGCAACTCCTTGGTCATCGCTCAACAAGAGCAGCGGCGAGGGAGCTTGGTTGTGAACCAGAATGCATTCCGCATCTCGTTCGTGAAGGACAGCTCAGGGGTGTTGTTTCTCCCGCTGGTTTGAGAGTCACCGTGGACTCGATCAAAGCACTCCGTGCGTGTTGGATCTCTCTTGCTACTCTCGCGAAAGCACATCGGACATCGAGCCGCGCGTTGCGTCAGAGGTGCGAGGTTGCGGGAATATCGCTCCTCCTTGTTCCTTCACGTCCCAAGACTGCTCCTCGGCCATTTATCCACGTCGACCAGGTCAGAAGAATGATGGCCACCGAAACTGAATCCTCGGACTGCGCCACATCGCAGCCGAACAACTTGCTTCCCATAGGTGATGACACATGCGTGACGTTCGATTAGTGAGACATCCGCCTCCCAAACCAACGGAGAGCCTACAAGGCTACCTACTTCGACTCGTCGAAGCGAACGGGCATACGGGTGTTGGCCGGACGTTCGCATTCGCGGGGTTCACACGGAGTGATCTCGCTTGGACGAATCTCGATCTTGCGAAGCTGGCCGCGCCAATCGGCTGTCCGGTCGAGACACTCGAAGCGATTGCGTATAAGCATTGGTCCGACGATGACAGCACTTTTCGGATTCTGGGCCACGTGGTGGCTTCCCAGGACCTCAGTCTTTCGAACTCTAAAGTGTGTCCCGAATGCGTGGGCGAGTTGGGCTACATTGAGGCCACGTGGGACCTAACGCTGTATGTTGGCTGCCCTGTACACAGACGCGCCTGCCTGTGGTTTTGCGGAAAATGCAAGAAGAAGGTGCCGGGGGATAGACAGGGCATGCTGATCTGTCGCTGTGGAGCACCGATGAAGAACGCGCCGAATCATGAGCTATCTTCTGAAGCTGTTGGGTTGCTGGATCTGATTCGATTCAGGTTAACGGGGCAGAGTGTGTCGCAGAAGACAGGCTCCTCGTTTATCGAGAAGGAGCTGCTTGAGGCTCCGTTCGATTGGATGCTAAGCACGATTCGCTCCTTTGGAAAATATCGCCTCCAGGCGG
The genomic region above belongs to Acidobacteriaceae bacterium and contains:
- a CDS encoding TniB family NTP-binding protein, whose translation is MSNNSRTIVEEILIPHSAFEKAAARIEQCFLFAEGKGETEGMAILGESGTGKTTVLKNFYAKHHFRHDENGREVPVLFVSTPSAPTPKGLAGVMLTELGAADAEQGTENYRTNRLKRLMKETKTRMVIIDEFQQFYDRGKRKVMHHAADWLKGLIDQTRTTLVIAGLPTAMTVIDSNEQLTRRFLAPIELPRFSWTLERQRIELQDILNAFYEAIASEFDLPNLASDEMAFRLYCATGGLMGYLSKLLKQTLRNASIDKRRIITLEDFNIAHTEAIWSSQRIAGLPLPFASDFTPSETVDLLDAVGKIGTVQTSQEPARRPQTRKREQSVNELLKVR
- a CDS encoding TniQ family protein; amino-acid sequence: MSILVRHPGPEVTESPLGYALRLAEANGYGSPWNLYQFAGMKQNEVRTTGFAVEKLCAVTTRSLAELRRISYVNETGEPHSCRLLGHELAPIELDLKNPKVCRFCVMEKGFIEAYWDLALMIGCPLHRCSAVNVCARCGKRLRWYRKGLLACSCENDLQDAEVRSLSGQTSALLSVIRCVVMRETVSSRESHGLPADTLAGMELRSLLQIVRLLGRYRVLADGMKNPSDRVTLVNRSAHVLSEWPNNFFHLLDDLERSQGQKGGSGVRSHFSGLYTAVFKRSSSEDVSFLGLVREAFLDYLTQRWTGGAVHGNLLKRFPGKASKRYLSASEISARYDVQPRTARRFLSLHRASLRLQDGSSRVLIDSREAALRNTVPGRILRAREAARALGLSVPLLQYLRKTGLFEVNHLFPSKPGYHERDVKAFKERIAGLVSITGGAESVPKRFVSLLQVLKNPHTSVELKAAVLRGLFAGRLQLVGSGDKSTPHGFIDREVYDAFVRETAEQLLGHRSTRAAARELGCEPECIPHLVREGQLRGVVSPAGLRVTVDSIKALRACWISLATLAKAHRTSSRALRQRCEVAGISLLLVPSRPKTAPRPFIHVDQVRRMMATETESSDCATSQPNNLLPIGDDTCVTFD